The proteins below come from a single Dermacentor albipictus isolate Rhodes 1998 colony chromosome 7, USDA_Dalb.pri_finalv2, whole genome shotgun sequence genomic window:
- the LOC139047844 gene encoding membrane metallo-endopeptidase-like 1 translates to MSSESSEELAVIQAARMGGAIAPRHQHPAALAAVDAVIIGGGQSVGARHREGTSGGHATTVLYFLTASAIFVSVVSLLVGLLPWRLFGLGGGPGSRDLFVAGQSVAADGDDRDADARAPAVIRPYRHAGHDGDGETHVCSTVACEKEGSALFRQLEFHQEPCDDFYAYVCKRWETAHKLPYGAARVSMDDTLLDEYELMLADIIQRGRPGYEAVKDIFLRCEYPRKGDTHWLDVLAKMGLRPFPVILKPGTSLDQVVKDLMAIGIQPLFSLSVERSVENPEQSYLLIGQPDLLMGPLRLGLDIEYSYLDDALSGFISEISEQNQTARSNVLKVERFLSASMDRHQIEGSGLNDELVDVSEQFPKLARRIRTIVADAFGTDLSKRPLKTYSLKYLHALETGDLTTNIEDYLNYLAFRTAVEIAADNEIDLGDLMAVSYSRYAGYPAPRPITRRRLCIRMMNRFEPTLIMHMSMDSTATRLGGKASFNSLLDLLETVLNETLYAQTEFDKDFRDSLVESVAAINWEPIVPDAVTSHNELFRRLVSIYETASGSKRVIESYMALSTMFRYRDFAQKDLDKWVGWRGGMLSTYARLDAPFLKLEVPFPVFDFLRDPDASMERFQLPRVGVRVFYALYHGIYHLAYNYGAGKKPTLFVSKLHALMDCLGRQYAKLRWTESRRRIGRNSYYSNLLDFLALEPTYLAFRRYADRASRNERLPKLENLTPMQLFFVEYARNFCEVNNATFLDRVLDEGTKAPGWYRVNGPLRNFRPFSDAFMCKPNSFMNPLHRCALK, encoded by the coding sequence ATGTCGTCCGAGTCCTCGGAGGAGCTGGCCGTCATCCAGGCGGCGCGCATGGGCGGTGCCATCGCTCCACGCCATCAGCACCCCGCGGCGCTAGCCGCCGTCGACGCCGTCATCATCGGCGGTGGACAGTCGGTCGGCGCCCGCCACAGGGAAGGCACCTCGGGAGGCCACGCCACCACGGTGCTTTACTTTCTGACAGCGAGCGCCATCTTCGTGTCCGTCGTCTCGCTCCTGGTCGGCCTCCTGCCGTGGCGCCTGTTTGGCCTGGGAGGCGGCCCCGGCTCGAGGGACCTGTTCGTAGCAGGCCAGTCGGTGGCCGCCGACGGCGATGACAGAGACGCCGACGCACGGGCCCCGGCAGTCATCCGGCCCTACCGGCACGCTGGGCACGACGGTGACGGTGAAACCCACGTTTGTTCCACCGTGGCCTGCGAGAAAGAAGGCAGCGCGCTGTTCCGCCAGCTCGAGTTCCACCAGGAGCCGTGCGACGACTTCTACGCCTACGTCTGCAAACGCTGGGAGACTGCGCACAAGCTGCCCTACGGCGCGGCGCGCGTCTCCATGGACGACACGCTGCTGGATGAGTACGAACTGATGCTGGCCGACATCATCCAACGAGGCCGGCCAGGCTACGAGGCCGTGAAGGACATCTTCCTGCGCTGCGAGTACCCGCGCAAGGGTGACACCCACTGGCTCGATGTTCTCGCCAAGATGGGCCTTCGGCCGTTTCCTGTGATCCTGAAGCCCGGCACCAGCCTGGACCAAGTCGTCAAGGACCTCATGGCCATAGGCATCCAGCCGCTGTTCAGCCTCTCCGTGGAGCGCAGTGTTGAGAACCCAGAGCAGTCCTACCTCCTCATCGGACAGCCAGACCTTCTCATGGGACCTCTGCGACTCGGCCTGGACATCGAGTACTCGTACCTCGACGACGCTCTCTCAGGCTTCATCAGTGAGATATCCGAGCAGAACCAGACGGCCCGCAGCAACGTGCTCAAGGTCGAGCGATTTCTCTCTGCGTCTATGGATCGACACCAGATTGAAGGGTCGGGTCTCAACGACGAGCTCGTGGACGTGAGCGAGCAGTTCCCGAAGCTTGCCCGACGGATCCGGACCATAGTCGCCGATGCCTTCGGCACAGACTTGTCGAAGAGGCCGCTTAAGACCTACTCACTGAAGTACCTGCATGCTTTGGAGACCGGTGATTTGACCACCAACATCGAAGACTACCTGAACTACCTCGCCTTCCGCACAGCTGTCGAGATTGCTGCCGACAACGAGATCGACCTCGGTGATCTTATGGCCGTTTCCTACTCTCGGTACGCCGGCTACCCTGCTCCAAGACCCATCACGCGTCGCAGACTGTGCATTCGGATGATGAACAGGTTCGAACCAACTCTCATTATGCACATGAGCATGGACAGCACCGCTACAAGGCTGGGAGGCAAGGCTTCCTTCAACTCACTCCTCGATCTTCTGGAGACCGTCCTGAACGAAACCCTGTACGCTCAAACAGAGTTTGACAAAGACTTTCGGGACAGCCTGGTCGAGTCCGTGGCTGCTATCAACTGGGAGCCCATCGTTCCGGATGCGGTAACGTCGCACAACGAACTCTTCCGGCGTTTGGTCTCGATTTACGAGACTGCTTCCGGAAGCAAAAGGGTCATCGAGAGCTACATGGCCCTTTCTACAATGTTCCGTTACCGAGACTTTGCCCAGAAGGATTTAGACAAGTGGGTCGGCTGGCGAGGCGGCATGCTGAGCACGTACGCGCGTCTCGACGCCCCGTTCCTCAAGCTGGAGGTTCCGTTTCCGGTCTTCGACTTCCTCCGGGACCCAGATGCATCGATGGAGCGCTTCCAGCTTCCGCGGGTCGGCGTTCGGGTCTTCTACGCGCTTTACCACGGCATCTACCACCTGGCCTACAACTATGGCGCCGGAAAGAAGCCGACGCTCTTCGTGTCCAAGTTGCACGCGCTCATGGACTGTCTGGGCAGGCAATACGCCAAGCTGCGGTGGACGGAGTCCCGCCGACGCATCGGCCGCAACTCTTACTACTCGAACCTCCTGGACTTCTTGGCCCTGGAGCCAACTTACCTAGCGTTCAGGCGCTACGCCGACAGGGCCAGCAGGAACGAGCGGCTGCCCAAGCTTGAGAACCTGACGCCCATGCAGCTGTTCTTTGTCGAGTACGCGCGCAACTTCTGCGAGGTGAACAACGCCACGTTTCTCGACCGGGTGCTAGACGAAGGCACGAAGGCACCGGGATGGTACAGGGTCAACGGGCCACTGCGGAACTTCAGACCATTTTCCGATGCGTTCATGTGTAAGCCCAACTCGTTCATGAACCCGTTGCACCGGTGCGCTCTCAAGTAG